The DNA segment TCGGGAGGATCGCCATGCCCAACGGCCGTCAGAGCTCCAGGGTTTCGATCGGGCGAACCGAAATGGACACGCCGAGCTCCTTCTTGACCCGGTCGAACACCCCGTTCAGCTCCTTCATGTCGACGCTTTCCGGGATGTCCACCTCCATGACCATCACATAGACGGGCCGCTCCTTCGACCCGACGACCTGCGTGTTGAGGTCGGTGATGTTCACTTTTCGCTGGGCGAGCTCCCGGGCCACGGAGTAGACGATCCCCGGCCGGTCGGCCCCGTACACCGAGATGATGTGGGGGTGCCCGGCGAACGACTTCTCGTGGACGACCTCCTCCGCCTTCAGCGAGTGGACCGTGACCAGAAGCCCCATCTCCCGGCGCACCTCGTCGAAGGAGGGAGAAACCTCCGA comes from the Candidatus Deferrimicrobiaceae bacterium genome and includes:
- a CDS encoding ACT domain-containing protein, translated to SEVSPSFDEVRREMGLLVTVHSLKAEEVVHEKSFAGHPHIISVYGADRPGIVYSVARELAQRKVNITDLNTQVVGSKERPVYVMVMEVDIPESVDMKELNGVFDRVKKELGVSISVRPIETLEL